A genome region from Dreissena polymorpha isolate Duluth1 chromosome 16, UMN_Dpol_1.0, whole genome shotgun sequence includes the following:
- the LOC127861671 gene encoding bone morphogenetic protein 2-like — protein MKKAHAILKSTKLVLIVFIMLGTLCASTLEMPTTDNTTDDHHEVLEKIEIFKMDILNRLGYTRTPSFANVTISIEEKRRLIQEYKKYISDREGKQIAKPTKYYRDHPPNVNTDAWSIKNTIRMYFPITLGHPENDFNKELKISSAKLRVNIIKTFPDNLVDEFTVDQIIRVNLYQVLSIHNATKYKRTLLDSKLIDLTRPWSESFELQKAVQSWTNDHTANMGIELAVDSQDINDLIQIEMPDHMKTELNASISGALPTLVVYAQEREILKRVKRGSSKRGDKCKRKAGETKCCRYSININFAEIGWDDWIIAPSGYKGFYCAGECPYGHKMANNFAGIKALLHLKNPAKVPSPCCVATKLKPLTILHYDHEGKYRFTEYEDMIVTQCKCG, from the exons ATGAAAAAGGCGCACGCGATACTGAAGTCGACTAAACTTGTACTTATCGTGTTCATTATGCTTGGGACTTTGTGTGCATCGACTTTGGAAATGCCCACGACAGATAATACAACTGATGATCATCACGAAGTATtggaaaaaattgaaatttttaaaatggatattttaaataGGCTTGGATATACACGAACCCCGTCGTTCGCAAATGTAACTATTAGTATAGAGGAAAAACGGAGATTAATTCAAGAGTATAAAAAGTACATAAGCGATAGAGAAGGGAAGCAGATTGCAAAGCCGACGAAATA ctaca GAGATCATCCTCCGAATGTGAACACAGATGCCTGGTCCATCAAGAATACAATACGAATGTACTTTCCAATTACACTTGGTCATCCGGAGAATGACTTTAATAAAGAACTTAAAATCAGCTCAGCTAAACTGAGAGTCAATATTATCAAAACGTTCCCTGACAATCTTGTTGATGAATTTACCGTGGACCAAATTATTCGTGTCAACTTGTACCAAGTACTTTCAATACACAACGCTACAAAGTATAAAAGAACGTTGCTCGATTCTAAACTGATCGACTTGACCCGACCCTGGTCAGAAAGTTTTGAACTGCAAAAAGCAGTACAGAGCTGGACTAACGATCATACTGCAAATATGGGGATAGAACTTGCTGTAGACTCGCAGGATATTAACGATTTGATTCAGATAGAAATGCCAGATCACATGAAAACAGAATTAAATGCATCAATATCCGGAGCATTGCCAACGTTAGTTGTGTACGCACAGGAACGTGAAATTTTGAAACGGGTAAAACGCGGGTCATCAAAGCGCGGTGACAAATGCAAACGCAAAGCTGGAGAAACAAAATGTTGCCgatattcaataaatataaattttgctgaaattggTTGGGACGATTGGATTATTGCTCCTAGTGGTTACAAAGGATTCTACTGCGCAGGGGAATGTCCGTATGGGCACAAAATGGCAAATAACTTTGCAGGAATCAAAGCACTGTTGCATTTGAAAAATCCTGCCAAAGTTCCATCGCCATGCTGCGTGGCAACAAAACTTAAGCCCCTTACAATTCTTCACTACGACCACGAGGGGAAGTACCGATTTACGGAATACGAAGATATGATCGTCACGCAGTGTAAATGTGGCTAA